A window of Cryptomeria japonica chromosome 3, Sugi_1.0, whole genome shotgun sequence contains these coding sequences:
- the LOC131065631 gene encoding AT-hook motif nuclear-localized protein 23: protein MEFSNGVGGENESSGEDDNGKGKKKMFESTEGMRRRGRPLGSKNRPKPGEDLEVGEGSRPIPLILSTGSNIVRCLHHFIDNHVTGIFISTARGLVSQVKIRAPGHQEPISLEGIFELTGLCGALIPASWNLPLKATLEAPQGQVIKGEIFEDHLLAAGPLTILVTRLASPFRLGNPLMTQYGNGLGNGIMPPSSAKNNGFPSTPLNLLPPPGPAAPSQPAPNVLRPCNGIGSSNMHMHNNGFSTAAPTPGPLSQANDVQNEYPSSPHHHTARMNNDYPPAIPGPSVADFLNNGYFSGPFSTPAPPSSSQANHHVKNEYPSSSTAALGMNINDYLTMASIPDFSISPFDSPFDISNFASLPDPANGGHYSVPWED from the coding sequence ATGGAATTCTCAAATGGAGTTGGAGGAGAGAATGAGTCCTCTGGAGAAGACGATAATGGAAAGGGCAAAAAGAAAATGTTTGAGTCTACAGAAGGGATGAGGCGAAGGGGCCGTCCTTTGGGGTCTAAGAACAGGCCCAAACCAGGCGAAGATTTGGAAGTTGGAGAAGGCAGCAGGCCAATTCCCCTCATCTTGTCAACAGGGAGTAACATAGTCCGTTGCTTGCATCATTTCATTGACAACCACGTGACTGGAATCTTCATTTCCACAGCTCGTGGATTAGTGAGCCAAGTCAAAATTCGGGCTCCCGGCCATCAGGAGCCCATCAGTTTGGAAGGAATTTTTGAGCTGACAGGGCTGTGTGGTGCTCTTATTCCTGCCTCTTGGAATCTCCCTCTGAAAGCAACTCTTGAAGCTCCTCAAGGACAGGTTATTAAGGGAGAAATTTTTGAAGACCATCTTTTGGCAGCTGGTCCGCTTACCATTCTAGTTACTCGCTTAGCCAGTCCTTTTCGTTTGGGTAATCCtttaatgacccaatatggtaatGGTCTTGGTAATGGCATCATGCCTCCTTCTTCGGCTAAGAATAATGGGTTTCCATCTACTCCATTAAATCTTCTTCCACCACCAGGACCAGCTGCTCCATCTCAGCCTGCACCAAATGTACTACGCCCTTGTAATGGCATTGGCAGTAGTAATATGCATATGCACAACAATGGATTTTCGACAGCTGCTCCAACTCCTGGTCCATTATCTCAGGCAAATGATGTGCAGAATGAATACCCATCTTCTCCTCATCATCACACGGCAAGGATGAACAATGACTACCCTCCAGCAATACCTGGACCATCAGTAGCCGATTTCCTCAACAATGGCTACTTTTCCGGCCCCTTTTCAACTCCAGCACCACCATCTTCATCTCAGgcaaatcatcatgtgaagaatgaATACCCATCTTCATCTACAGCTGCACTAGGGATGAACATTAATGACTaccttacaatggcatcaataccCGACTTCTCAATTTCTCCCTTTGATTCTCCTTTTGATATTTCTAACTTTGCATCTTTGCCCGATCCAGCTAATGGTGGTCATTACTCCGTACCCTGGGAGGATTAG
- the LOC131065621 gene encoding AT-hook motif nuclear-localized protein 23-like — translation MDLNIVPRPGETGDVGTGFRDGDKGKKFRGREDFHESTNEVVRLRRGRPLGSKNRPKPGEDLEVGEGSRPIPLILSTGSNIVRCLHEFMNIINKQYMTGIKISTARGLVSQVKIRAPGHQEPISLEGIFELTELCGALIPSSWSLPLKATLEGPQGQVIQGDIFADNLWAASPVTSIVTRLASPFRLGDPLTQNGIGIGIGIGSSSSSSNGIARGIVLSAQPNHQNNRFSYTPSLLPRPPTPPAAPANVVHPCNYGIGSSNMHLHTSNHNNGSSTPAPSQANHVQNEYPFYLHQLAHGKDEQ, via the exons ATGGATTTAAACATTGTTCCACGGCCGGGGGAGACGGGGGATGTTGGGACGGGCTTCAGGGatggggacaaagggaaaaagtttcgaGGACGG GAAG ACTTCCATGAATCTACAAATGAGGTTGTTCGCTT GCGAAGGGGCCGTCCTTTGGGGTCTAAGAACAGGCCCAAACCAGGCGAAGATTTGGAAGTTGGAGAAGGCAGCAGGCCAATTCCCCTCATCTTGTCAACAGGGAGTAACATAGTCCGTTGCTTGCATGAGTTCATGAACATCATTAACAAGCAGTACATGACTGGAATCAAAATTTCCACAGCTCGTGGGTTAGTGAGTCAAGTCAAAATTCGGGCTCCCGGCCATCAGGAGCCCATCAGTTTGGAAGGCATTTTTGAGCTGACAGAGCTGTGTGGTGCTCTTATTCCTAGCTCTTGGAGTCTTCCTTTGAAAgcaactcttgaaggtcctcaaggACAGGTTATTCAGGGAGATATTTTTGCAGACAATCTTTGGGCAGCTAGTCCAGTTACTAGTATAGTTACTCGCTTAGCCAGTCCTTTTCGTTTGGGTGATCCTTTGACCCAAAACGGTATTGGTATTGGTATTGGTATTgggagtagtagtagtagtagtaatggCATTGCTCGGGGCATCGTGCTTTCGGCtcaaccaaatcatcaaaataatagGTTTTCTTACACTCCAAGTCTTCTTCCACGTCCACCAACACCACCAGCTGCTCCAGCAAATGTAGTGCACCCTTGTAATTATGGCATTGGCAGTAGTAATATGCATCTGCACACTTCAAATCACAACAATGGGTCTTCCACTCCTGCCCCATCTCAGGCAAATCATGTGCAGAATGAATACCCATTTTATCTTCATCAGCTAGCACACGGCAAGGATGAACAATGA